A single region of the Saprospiraceae bacterium genome encodes:
- a CDS encoding prolyl oligopeptidase family serine peptidase gives MTRLFTFTLLLCICTQTYAQDFSSFQKKTFIGKDGAQLPYRILYPENYDPSQAYPLVLFLHGGGERGDDNEKQLTHGVATFLTAENRTKFPCIVIAPQCPADSYWASTKFERTSYPIDFDFNYSYPITTGLDLAIQLTKTIIKQEGVDKKRVYITGLSMGGMGTFEAVYRFPKLFAAAIAVCGGADVEAYKKKHAKLPFWLFHGDVDGVVRVDNSRAMYAKLQSLKAEVKYTEYPNVNHNSWEKAYVEPDLLPWLFSKKR, from the coding sequence ATGACAAGGCTTTTCACCTTTACGCTTCTCCTTTGCATTTGTACACAAACCTATGCGCAGGATTTCTCTTCCTTCCAAAAAAAAACATTCATCGGTAAAGATGGCGCGCAACTCCCTTACCGCATCCTTTATCCAGAAAATTACGACCCTTCCCAAGCCTACCCGCTAGTACTTTTCCTCCACGGTGGCGGAGAGCGAGGAGATGACAACGAAAAACAACTGACACATGGTGTGGCAACTTTTTTAACGGCAGAAAACCGCACCAAGTTTCCTTGCATTGTCATCGCCCCTCAGTGCCCCGCCGACAGCTATTGGGCTTCCACTAAATTTGAACGAACCAGCTATCCGATTGATTTCGATTTTAATTATTCCTATCCGATCACAACTGGCCTGGATTTAGCCATTCAATTGACCAAAACCATCATCAAGCAAGAAGGGGTGGATAAAAAACGTGTCTATATCACCGGCCTCTCTATGGGCGGAATGGGGACTTTTGAAGCCGTCTACCGCTTCCCTAAGTTATTTGCAGCAGCGATTGCCGTTTGTGGTGGCGCCGATGTGGAAGCCTATAAGAAAAAGCATGCCAAACTTCCATTTTGGCTCTTTCATGGCGATGTAGATGGAGTCGTTCGGGTAGACAATTCCAGGGCAATGTATGCCAAACTGCAATCGCTCAAAGCCGAGGTAAAATATACTGAATATCCCAACGTCAACCACAATAGCTGGGAAAAAGCTTATGTAGAGCCCGATTTACTGCCCTGGTTGTTCAGCAAGAAACGATAA
- a CDS encoding N-acetyltransferase, whose protein sequence is MEIIPITNEHNAFIRKMLYLAFFVPEGTAPFPHSIIDRADILKYHQGWGKKGDVGFLAKVGEKYIGATWSRLHRRPNEGYGFVNDETPELNIALLAAYRGQGIGTQLMHTLLTSLFHEGYPGLSLSVDQRNTVALQLYRKLGFELIKEEGTAITMLKKF, encoded by the coding sequence ATGGAAATCATTCCCATAACCAACGAACATAACGCTTTTATCAGGAAGATGCTTTACCTGGCCTTTTTTGTCCCTGAAGGAACAGCGCCCTTTCCTCATTCTATTATAGATCGTGCTGACATCCTGAAATACCACCAGGGATGGGGCAAAAAAGGAGATGTCGGATTTCTGGCTAAAGTGGGAGAAAAGTATATAGGTGCTACCTGGTCTCGCCTTCATCGTCGTCCAAATGAAGGCTACGGTTTTGTCAACGATGAAACACCAGAGCTGAACATTGCCCTCTTAGCAGCCTACCGGGGCCAAGGAATTGGCACCCAACTAATGCATACCTTATTAACTTCCTTATTCCATGAAGGTTATCCGGGCCTCAGCTTAAGCGTAGATCAAAGAAATACCGTGGCGCTACAGCTTTATCGAAAATTAGGCTTTGAGTTGATAAAGGAAGAGGGGACAGCTATTACTATGCTCAAGAAGTTTTGA